The Ostrinia nubilalis chromosome 27, ilOstNubi1.1, whole genome shotgun sequence genomic interval gtttaaacataatatttgatGAATTTTGTGTGTACCTACATAGCTTGTAGAGctaatggccgctggggcacgaaagttcttgagtggccaCCACGAATCGTaagacgtggcgtgggcaggcctcccactaggtgaaccgacgatctggtgaaggtcgcgagaggtgcctgaatgcgagtggcacaggaccggtctttgtggaaatccttggggaggcctttgtccagcagtggacgtcattcggctgaaacgaatgaacgaacgaacattgGAAATGCTCGATATTTTATTACACAATAGCATACCTAGTTCTTGGGTGCGAAAACAGTATGGGTGTTTTTAAACAAAGACAAAATGAATaggtaaaataaatttatatttattgttcAGAGATCATTCACAGTTTAGGTCCAGCGCATGCACAATTGCCAGCGATGGACACGACGCCACTGGCGGGGATGTAGCCGTTGAACGACACTGCGCCAAGCACTGGCAGCTGGCCAGTCACGATGGCAGTGCCACCAGCCTGCAGTGAGCCGCCGACCGCCAAATCTCCGTAGCCAGTGCCGCCGTAAGGTCCAGCGACAGGCAGAGTCGCTACAGCAGCCACGTCGGCGATTCCTGAACCGTATAGACTGGAGCCGGTGTAACCAACGTTGACTGGGGCACCAGTTATGACCTGACCAGCACCGTAACCGCTGGCCTGAGCAGCGCCTACTCCATAAATCTGAGCGTCGCTAAGTCCGTAGATCTGAGCGTCACCAATGACTTGAGCACTGCCGTAGCCCAAAGCCTGAGCGCCTCCTACAGCTTGAGCACTGCCGTAGGCTTGGGCACTGCCATAGCCAAGAGCTTCAGCGCTGCCATAGCCAAGAGCTTGGGCACTGCCGTAGGCTTGGGCACTGCCATAGCCAAGTGCCTCGGCGCTTCCGTAGCCAAGAGCTTGAGCACTGCCGTAGCCAAGAGCCTCTGCGCTTCCGTAGCCAAGAGCTTGAGCACTGCCGTAGGCTTGGGCACTGCCGTAGCCAAGTGCCTCGGCGCTTCCGTAGCCAAGAGCTTGAGCACTGCCGTAGGCTTGAGCACTGCCGTAGCCAAGAGCCTCTGCGCTTCCATAGCCAAGTGCTTGGGCGCTTCCATAGCCAAGTGCCTGGGCGTTTCCGTAGCCAAGAGCCTGGGCGTTTCCGTAGCCAAGAGCCTGGGCAAGAGCTGTGGCATCGAtgtcaatgtcaatgtcaacaTTGCTGTAGCCATAGCCGTTGGCGACCGCGTATTGGGAGAAGGCGTTCTggaataaaaatgcattttgtaGAGATCAtaatataaatatctttggacaataaaattgataatatGCATAAGATTCGGAAGAATTAAAGTTAAATAACATGGCATAGTGTGTAGTTCTAATAAGAGCGATTCTGCAACGATCAAAACGGtaccgcgatacggatttgtgcAAACTGCTGAATATTGTTTGTGTTCCAGTCGCGACGCACTTGAAAATTACTATCGCAATCGGGACCCAGTTTTGCTCCTGGTTCACTGGCTCTAATTTGTTGCTAATGACCTCTATAAACCCTTTCAAGGAATTGATCGAGTTTCCCTGTCACCCTTTATTTGATGTATAAGTAACGGTTTTTAAGTATTTACCTGGATCAGGCAAGCCTGAATGCAGATCAGGAGGAAGGCGTAAGAAGACATGGTTATTCGTTGCTGATGATTTCAGAATGCTTTCCTGTTGGCTACAGTTCGTTTTTATACAACATTGAAGTACTGAGATATTGGTTTCgaaatttcacctgcgtttgaCCTGTTTATCTATCAATGAACACGTGAAGTCGCACGTTTTGCGTTTCAAGGATAATGTGAACGCTCGATATACTTACTTCAAGAAAATTCATAGCTGAAGCTAGATTTTAGGGCTTTTTAAGTACGCCCCCCaccccacaaggtggactgatgatctcataaaggtagcaggaaggtgctggatgcaggctgctaccaaccgggcgatgtggaaatcattgggggaggcctatgtttagcagtggacgtcctgtggctgaatgatgatgatgatgcaccCACAGAGAGTGCCAATAGAACCCATGACTATGTCTAATTATCCCTCTGCCCGGTCTATTAGCTATTTTATAAAGCGGAATGAAATTGCTACACTAAATATAATATATGACatggtgatctatcaacgcacagtccaaaccactggacggatcgggctgtttCGCATGCAGGtaatagatgttatgacgtaggcatttgctaagaaagaattttacgaaactccacccctaaggggtaaatcgggatccacgcgtacaaagtcgcaagcggccgctagtttttaaataaaactaaaaataattgggCTTATTTGACTTTTGATTcaagtaaaagtattttgtaaACTTATCACATTGAGAAtacagtattttggaactttaGGTATTTAGTTAGATAACAATCTGACTACGTCATCAGGCGGTGAATAACATACTTTCAATTCAAGTGCAAGCAAAAACACAACTGTAGTGTTTGAGTAGAACCTACAATCCTTAGTACGTATGACATTGTCTCGTGCCTACTGTGTGGCGGGGCGCGCGGTCATTGCAGCGCGAGCCACGGGCGAGAGCGGACGTGCCGCCTGCGCACACAGTGAGTTGCCGAGCCAGTGAGATCGTGTTACAGGAGCACTACAAGTGGCGACGAGGACAAAGGTCAggctattattttttatttcattcaaattaaaacaaaataaaagggGTCAATgtgctagaaaaaaaaaaacactaaaatcATTGTATAATTACTTAAGGGCAATTTAAAACCGTTTAAGCATACATATGCATTTGTTTATTGCACTCGTGAAtcgtttttattaaaattaggtTTAAATTGCTATTGTTGTTTCGAGTTGTGGAATTTAAGTAGCTACGTACAACCTATATTGGCATAAAATGTGTCGTTATCATTTGttataacaaaccggtttgttacaAATAGCTTTAGACtacgataaaataaataaccgcCGGTTCTGTGCAACTTGTAAACAACATAGTGCGGGTGCAGATGTTCATAAGTATTACGGAATGCTAGTGCGGACGCAATAAGAGTTATTATTGTGTTTCAATGAGTCGATATACAAAATAGTTTATCATACGTGTTTATTGCAATTATACCTTAATTTTATACCAATAAAATCATTAAGTACTCGCAAAAATGTTATTAGTACCTACTATACCCACTTAAAATGGAATTGCAGACagtttttatacatataaatctaCAAGTGTAAAATGTCACATTGCctacttttataattttgtgcATAGTCATGTGCTATTAAGCTAgtgaactccatacaaaaatggtACTACCTATGATACCCCCATTCAATTGGAAATCAACAATAAGCTATATTATCCATCAAATTGGAAATAAATGGTAAAACATACCTCCATTTAATTGGAAATAAGTGGTACAATGTTACCTCCATTAAATTGGAAATCGATGGTATAAAATACCCCCATTTAATTGGAAATTTGTCGTTAATTACGTCCCCATTAAATTGGAAATAAATGGTAATTCATACCTCCATTAAATTGGGAATCTGGTACATAAGTACCTCCATTTAATTGGAAAAAATATGGTACAGGGTCGAGAAATGTGCAAACAAGATCGCGaaaggttttattattttcaggtcGCCCCAATCAGCTCATCGCCATGGCAAATCTACCGACCTTGGAAAAGTTGGATTTGGAGGGTGATAGTGCATCATTAGGCCAACGATGGGAAAAGTGGAAACGTTCTTTAAATATCTACTTAGAGGCTACAGAGATAACAACACCGATAAAGAAAAGAGCGACACTTTTACTTCTTGGTGGATCGGGCCTTCAAGAAATTTTCTATAGTCTTCCGGGTGCCAATGCTACACCctctgatgataatgatgtttTTGACATAGCTATTCAGAGACTTAACGATTATTTCACTCCAAAACAAAGCAAAGTTTATGAAAGACATTTGTTTCGTTTAATAAGACAAGATGAAGgggaaaaatttgaaaagttcCTAGTGAGGCTGCGGAATCAAGCCGAAAAGTGCCAATTTGATAAACCAGACGACCACCTAATCGATCAAATAACAGAGAAGTGCCTCTCTGTTGATTTGCGCAAGAAAATTTTAACAATAGGAGACAGTGTAACATTAGACAAGATTATTACAGAAGCTAATACTCTAGAAGTTGTAACACGCCAATTGGAAGAATATGGTCAGCAAAATAAAACAACAGAGGTACATGCAGTGGACTCTTCGAAAAATAAAGCTAGATTTAGCGGGAATAGATCCAGGTCAAATTCAAATAAAGGATGTGGCAGATGTGGGAATTCTAGACACATGTCAGATGATAAAAACTGTCCGGCGTTAGGCAAAGTATGTCACACATGTGGGAAAATAGGCCATTTTAAGCAGTATTGCAAGACACAGGTTTTGAGAAAAAGGAAATTGGAAGAAACTGACAGGAACAGATGGGAAAGACCTAGTAAAAAGCCCCGAAACCAAAAGGAAGTTGACAATATAACTGATGAAGAAGtcgattatgtttttaatatcaaTAATGATGCAAATATAGAATGTAATGTCGGAGGTATAAGAACTAAAATGTTGATTGATTCCGGATCTAAATATAACCTAGTAACTGAAAAAACATGGATCGCTTTAAAAGAGCAAGGAGTTGCTTGTTTCAATCAGGAAAAAAACCCGAATAAAACATTACTGGCATATGGCAGTACAATTCCGTTAAAAATCATCGGATCATTTGAAACCACGATCAAAGTAAATATGCAGGAAGAACGCGCAAGGATATATGTTATTGCGGAGGGCTCAAGAAATTTACTGGGCAAAGACACTGCATGTAAATTGGGTGTCCTAAAAATAGGTGTTGACATCAACCAAATTAGAAACGAGCCATTCCCGAAGTTTAAGGATGTCTTGGTAGAAATTCCTATCGATGATACTCAAAAACCTGTTTCACAACCATATCGTCGAATCCCAATTCCGATTGAAGAAAAGATAGAAAGGAAAATAAAGGAATTACTGGACAGTGACATAATAGAAGAAGTACGGGAACCCTCTAAATGGATATCGCCAATGGTACCTATTCTGAAAGACAACGGTGAATTGCGCTTGTGCGTTGATATGAGGCGTGCCAATATGGCAATTATGAGGGAAAATCATCCGTTACCCGCAATGGAACATCTCTTGCCAAAGATAAGGAAGGCACAATATTTTACGAAGCTGGACATAAAAAACGCGTTCCATCAGGTGGAATTGCATCCTGACTCCAGACATATTACTACCTTCATTAGTTCAAAGGGACTTTACCGATACAAACGCTTGATGTTCGGTATAACATGTGCTCCCGAATTGTtccaaaaaatattggaaaacaTGCTCCTTGAATGTGACGGAGCTATAAATTTTATAGATGATATATTAGTGTTCGGTTGCACTGAAAAGGAACATGATTTGCGCCTAGAAAAGGTGTTAAGGGTCCTTAAGGAAAATAATGTTCTGTTGAACGAGGCGAAATGCTTGTACAAAGTTCAAAAGGTAAACTTCTTGGGACATGAACTAACTCCTGAAGGTGTTAGGCCCTTACACAAGTATATAGAAAGTGTGACCAAATTCAGAGTTCCGAAGACTATAGAGGAGTTGCAAAGCTTTTTGGGCCTAGTTAACTATATTAACAAGTGGCTTCCTAACATGGCAACGATGACGGAGCCATTGAAACAATTATTGAGGAAGAAATTTGGCAAAAATGCTAATATTGAAGAGTTATGGACCCAAGAACAGAATCAGGCTTTTGAGAACTTAAAAAAAGCTCTTACCAAAATTCAAAACCTTGGATATTACGACCTAAACGACAAAACCCAGGTTATTGCTGATGCCAGCCCTGTCGGATTAGGCGCAATTTTGGTTCAAATTGATGCAAAAGGACCCCGAATTATTGCTTTTGGGAACCGCACATTAACCGAATGCGAGCGTAGATACAGCCAAACTGAAAAAGAGGCTTTGGCTTTGGTTTGGGCTATAGAGcatttcaatatatttttattcggCAAGGAGTTCGACTTAATTACTGATCATAAACCCTTGGAGGTTTTATTTGGAGTGAAGTCGAAACCTTGTGCTAGGATAGAGAGGTGGGTACTGCGGCTACAGGCGTATCGGTACAACATCATATACAAGCCTGGAAAGACGAACATCGCTGACCCATTATCAAGACTGTGCATAATCTCAGATTGCAAAAAGACTAATGACGACGAACATGTCAACCAGATTGTAGAAAATGCTAAACCATGCGCGATTTCTATGGCCGAAATTAAAATGCATTCAGAACAAGATCCGGAAATACGCAAAGTGAAGCAAGGTATCTACGACAAGAACTGGGAAGATAATGTCAAAGGATATAAGATCTTTGAAAATGAACTGTGTTTTTTCGGTGACATACTCCTAAGAGGAAATAGAATAGTTATACCATCCACACTTCGGAAAAGAGTCCTAGACGCTGCACACGAAGGGCACCCTGGGATTGTCGGCATGAAAGGACGTTTAAGGAGTAAAGTTTGGTGGCCAAGGATAGACAAGGATTCTGAATGCCTGGTGAAGAGTTGTAAGGGCTGTACTTTAGTAGGGTTACCTAATCCGCCAGCTCCTATGAAACGTCGCGAACTCCCGGATGCACCTTGGGTGGATGTAGCAATGGATTTACTAGGGCCATTGCCTAGCAATGATTATTTATTAGTCGTAGTGGACTATTATAGCCGCTACAAGGAAGTAAAGATAACGAAGACCATTACTAGTGCTGTAATAATCAAGCTATTGAAAGAAATATTTGGCCGCCTGGGCTATCCATCATCCATAACAGCAGATAACGGACGGCAGTTTGTGAGTGTggaatttaaacatttttgCAACGAATGtaatataaaactttttagTACAGTGCCCTATTGGCCCCAACAAAATGGCGAAGTAGAGAGACAAAATCGAGACATATTAAAACGATTGAAGATTGGCAGGATTGAGAAAAAAGATTTACAAGATAGCTTGAATGATTACCTCATGATGTATAATTCAACACCTCACTCTGTAACAGGGAAAACACCAACAGAACTGTTTTACAAAAGACAGAACAGAGACAAAATACCTATGCTTCAGGATATACATACAGGAGATGACACAGAAGTTAGAGACAAAGATAaagaacaaaaagaaaaaggaaaAGAATACGGAGACAAGAGAAGAAATGCACATAATGTGGATTTGAGCGAAGGAGATAGAGTTTATGTAAAAGAAATGAACAAAAGTCACAAGCTTGCACCAAATTATAACCCAGCACCACACATAGTTGAGACAGCAAGCAATGGAGATATTACCGTCAGAAATGAAGAAACTGGACAGACCCTGAGGAGAAACATATTACATTTAAAGAGAGTAGAAGGAGAGTGGAAATCAATACAAGATAATCAAGAACGTAATCTGACAAACAACAGTGAAAATCTAAATCAATTCGATGAGTTACAGTAAATTGGTAACTTACATACTATTAAGTGTAATCAAGGTTGATTGTATCAAATGATTAATAAAGT includes:
- the LOC135084750 gene encoding ice nucleation protein InaU-like, giving the protein MSSYAFLLICIQACLIQNAFSQYAVANGYGYSNVDIDIDIDATALAQALGYGNAQALGYGNAQALGYGSAQALGYGSAEALGYGSAQAYGSAQALGYGSAEALGYGSAQAYGSAQALGYGSAEALGYGSAQALGYGSAEALGYGSAQAYGSAQALGYGSAEALGYGSAQAYGSAQAVGGAQALGYGSAQVIGDAQIYGLSDAQIYGVGAAQASGYGAGQVITGAPVNVGYTGSSLYGSGIADVAAVATLPVAGPYGGTGYGDLAVGGSLQAGGTAIVTGQLPVLGAVSFNGYIPASGVVSIAGNCACAGPKL